From a single Rhinolophus ferrumequinum isolate MPI-CBG mRhiFer1 chromosome 15, mRhiFer1_v1.p, whole genome shotgun sequence genomic region:
- the PPP2R1A gene encoding serine/threonine-protein phosphatase 2A 65 kDa regulatory subunit A alpha isoform yields the protein MAAADGDDSLYPIAVLIDELRNEDVQLRLNSIKKLSTIALALGVERTRSELLPFLTDTIYDEDEVLLALAEQLGTFTTLVGGPEYVHCLLPPLESLATVEETVVRDKAVESLRAISHEHSPSDLEAHFVPLVKRLAGGDWFTSRTSACGLFSVCYPRVSSAVKAELRQYFRNLCSDDTPMVRRAAASKLGEFAKVLELDNVKSEIIPMFSNLASDEQDSVRLLAVEACVNIAQLLPQEDLEALVMPTLRQAAEDKSWRVRYMVADKFTELQKAVGPEITKTDLVPAFQNLMKDCEAEVRAAASHKVKEFCENLSADCRENVIMTQILPCIKELVSDANQHVKSALASVIMGLSPILGKDNTIEHLLPLFLAQLKDECPEVRLNIISNLDCVNEVIGIRQLSQSLLPAIVELAEDAKWRVRLAIIEYMPLLAGQLGVEFFDEKLNSLCMAWLVDHVYAIREAATSNLKKLVEKFGKEWAHATIIPKVLAMSGDPNYLHRMTTLFCINVLSEVCGQDITTKHMLPTVLRMAGDPVANVRFNVAKSLQKIGPILDNSTLQSEVKPILEKLTQDQDVDVKYFAQEALSVLSLA from the exons ATGGCGGCGGCCGACGGCGACGATTCCCTTTACCCCATCGCGGTGCTCATAGACGAGCTCCGCAACGAGGATGTTCAG CTTCGTCTCAACAGCATCAAGAAGCTGTCTACCATCGCCTTGGCCCTTGGGGTGGAAAGGACCCGCAGCGAGCTCCTGCCCTTCCTTACAG ACACCATCTACGATGAGGATGAGGTCCTGTTGGCCCTGGCGGAACAGCTGGGAACCTTCACCACTCTGGTGGGAGGCCCCGAGTACGTGCACTGCCTGCTG CCACCCCTGGAATCGCTGGCTACGGTGGAGGAGACAGTGGTGCGAGACAAGGCAGTGGAGTCCTTGCGGGCCATCTCGCACGAGCACTCGCCCTCCGACCTGGAGGCCCATTTCGTGCCACTGGTGAAGCGGCTGGCGGGCGGCGACTGGTTCACCTCCCGCACCTCGGCCTGCGGCCTCTTCTCCGTCTGCTACCCCCGCGTGTCCAGTGCCGTTAAGGCAGAACTTCGACA GTACTTCCGGAACCTGTGCTCAGACGACACCCCCATGGTGCGGCGGGCCGCAGCCTCCAAGCTGGGGGAATTCGCCAAGGTGCTGGAGCTGGACAACGTCAAGAGTGAGATCATCCCCATGTTCTCCAACCTGGCTTCTGATGAGCAG GACTCGGTGCGGCTGCTGGCGGTGGAGGCATGCGTGAATATCGCTCAACTCCTGCCCCAGGAGGACCTGGAGGCCCTGGTGATGCCCACCCTGCGCCAGGCTGCTGAGGATAAGTCCTGGCGTGTCCGATATATGGTGGCCGACAAGTTCACAGAG CTCCAGAAAGCTGTGGGGCCTGAGATCACCAAGACGGATCTGGTCCCCGCCTTCCAGAACCTAATGAAAGACTGTGAGGCCGAGGTGAGGGCCGCAGCCTCCCACAAGGTCAAAG AGTTCTGTGAGAATCTCTCAGCTGACTGCCGGGAGAATGTGATCATGACCCAGATCTTGCCCTGCATCAAG gaGCTGGTGTCAGACGCCAACCAACACGTCAAGTCAGCCCTGGCCTCGGTCATCATGGGCCTCTCTCCCATCCTGGGCAAAGACAACACCATCGAGCACCTCCTGCCCCTCTTCCTGGCTCAGCTGAAGGATGAG TGCCCGGAGGTGCGGCTGAACATCATCTCCAACCTGGACTGCGTCAACGAGGTGATCGGCATCCGGCAGCTGTCCCAGTCCCTGCTGCCCGCCATCGTGGAGCTGGCTGAAGATGCCAAGTGGCGGGTGCGGCTGGCCATCATTGAGTACATGCCCCTGCTGGCTGGGCAGCTG GGGGTGGAGTTCTTTGATGAAAAACTCAACTCCTTGTGCATGGCCTGGCTTGTGGACCACG TCTATGCTATCCGCGAGGCGGCCACCAGCAACCTGAAGAAGCTGGTGGAGAAGTTTGGAAAGGAGTGGGCCCATGCCACTATCATCCCCAAGGTTTTGGCCATGTCTGGGGACCCCAACTACCTGCACCGCATGACTACACTCTTCTGCATAAAT GTGCTGTCTGAGGTCTGTGGGCAGGACATCACCACCAAGCACATGCTGCCCACGGTGCTGCGTATGGCTGGGGACCCTGTTGCCAACGTCCGCTTCAACGTGGCCAAGTCCCTGCAGAAGATAGGGCCCATCCTGGACAACAG CACGCTGCAGAGTGAAGTCAAGCCCATCCTAGAGAAGCTGACCCAGGACCAGGATGTCGACGTCAAATACTTTGCCCAGGAGGCCCTGAGTG TTCTGTCTCTTGCCTGA